From one Anopheles cruzii chromosome 3, idAnoCruzAS_RS32_06, whole genome shotgun sequence genomic stretch:
- the LOC128275399 gene encoding DNA repair protein XRCC3, whose product MKMSDDFEGFASGNEILRKHFDRWGKLRFGVEVLDTLTDGGIPRRGIIELAGDPGAGKTQIALKLALNVQRQVDDCSVVYISTDHAFPSTRFLQMEREYKRLNHSDGAVQNHNFADHILVERVTNMPTLMACLFERLPRLLEQTLVSLLIIDSITTPFLDEEDYVERAQMFRTMVHDLHRYQERYNMAILVTNQVRCVTESWTYDDPQTLPALGLAWGSLLHTRIQLSRLTNSNDKRCTIVCGPTTRAAHGFFHINNSGPADVVNQSDDDG is encoded by the exons ATGAAAATGTCTGATGATTTTGAGGGATTTGCAAGCG GCAACGAAATATTACGAAAACACTTCGACCGTTGGGGTAAGCTCAGATTTGGCGTTGAAGTGTTGGACACACTGACCGATGGTGGAATCCCGAGGCGTGGAATAATTGAACTGGCCGGTGATCCGGGCGCGGGTAAAACTCAAATTGCACTAAAGCTCGCACTCAACGTCCAGCGCCAGGTGGATGACTGTTCCGTGGTGTACATTTCCACCGATCATGCGTTTCCATCCACGCGTTTTCTGCAGATGGAGCGCGAATACAAACGGCTCAATCATTCCGATGGCGCTGTGCAGAACCACAATTTCGCCGATCACATACTGGTGGAACGCGTGACTAATATG CCTACTCTGATGGCCTGCTTATTCGAACGTTTGCCACGTTTGCTAGAGCAAACTTTGGTCAGCCTACTAATTATCGACTCGATTACGACCCCGTTTCTGGACGAGGAAGATTATGTCGAGCGGGCGCAAATGTTTCGCACGATGGTACACGATCTGCACCGCTACCAGGAACGGTACAACATGGCCATCCTGGTCACCAACCAGGTACGCTGCGTGACCGAGTCTTGGACGTACGACGATCCGCAGACCCTTCCGGCGCTCGGGTTGGCGTGGGGCAGCTTGTTACACACTCGAATTCAGCTATCCCGCCTGACGAATAGCAACGACAAACGGTGTACGATCGTTTGCGGACCAACCACTAGGGCAGCGCACGGTTTCTTTCACATAAACAACTCGGGTCCGGCCGATGTGGTAAATCAATCGGACGACGATGGCTGA
- the LOC128275474 gene encoding uncharacterized protein LOC128275474, translated as MCPSRDSPRCVPASLRYRTHDGTCNNARRPRWGSAQMPFNRFLAPEYQDGVEGIRRSVTGATLPSARFVSLVVHGSRDEEAPVTMMLALWGQLIDHDLTATAQPRSINGSTPRCCNGGEESTHPSCLPIKVPHDDPWLSHLGVRCLEFLRSAPAQRRDCLLSWREQTNQATAYLDASPIYSSNPRSSDNARIFRQGMLLFGRGPPHEDVCFRAALANQCIRPGDSRSGEQPGLLMMHMVWVNEHNQIASRLATLNPHWSDEKVYQEARRIVGALFQHITFREFLPLVLGRDVCRLFDLELETSGHYRGYDANVNPTVANEFAGAAFRFGHSLIQHTYMRADRHHRFIGNNVSLHEDTSEGDFGGPGSLHRLLRGMVNQRALKRDEFITPELTNHLFQTKSFPFGLDLAAINIQRGRDHGLPAYVSWRGPCGLSSIRDWDDLDRIMGSASTSRLRKAYRTVDDIDLFVGGLAERPVVGGIVGPTFACIIAQQFSNLRKGDRFWYENAGFESSFTPAQLESIRQVAFAQVLCRALGGGGSLQPFVFLPPDFGQNERLACDARLMAPIDLDPWTERDPFTNTDTDSEDEDDDGGELPEGNSPSATDLLTAQSTFSAASTTTTSTTRRPVANVVNKVDLVTNGNTGLQQQPRPTTITKGQPATLTVAPTVLVSNKLDLSHQSTNRPSAGATAVDHKLDLKGTTKPTTLAATKRKPTRKPTTTKKRPSASLVVSNNLDFSATRSANATLTPQPDTRTLNGRTKRAASPGARHGYGGYQTPPPPTGYGDYDEDSDYDSDYDPPYLAYGYHRPTTPTTTAQTPPPYGGYYNPHGGYYTAPPTPPPQPPYPYLDTRRPNHGTRTTPRRRLSDKLTLNHDPLTNQPQRHRTTSRPDETPNKPFKKPSAAAHSSVFSVDFRALASNRRRTLHANLPSAANGTTSVATLLSDLPSKLSESFSVDDYDDDQDNRLTPTDDKLTSSSSKQDFGDHRQGPVPDDHDGYLRPEQTHFEPLVRQTATAQTYRDYWHTERRHYRDYYPDRNGLHHGDVPQTLVRYASAYDKPLLLDDYSDKFVGLLRDEDALLAPDGTSGPTNQHTSKERSVRTDDTKDTRQTKDKRPTNHRLKVPGGKPSSISLVPFVLLTNIDRPDNWVMYHSKPSKHRKPPVPLLKSDVFSLNELPTPIVGPD; from the exons ATGTGCCCATCGCGGGACTCGCCACGGTGCGTTCCGGCGAGCCTGCGGTACCGGACGCACGACGGGACCTGCAACAACGCCCGCCGACCACGCTGGGGTTCGGCCCAGATGCCCTTCAACCGGTTTCTGGCACCGGAGTATCAGGACGGCGTCGAGGGCATACG GCGATCCGTGACCGGTGCAACGCTTCCGTCGGCCCGGTTCGTCAGTCTGGTCGTGCACGGTTCCCGCGATGAGGAAGCGCCCGTGACGATGATGCTCGCTCTCTGGGGCCAGCTGATTGACCACGATCTGACGGCCACGGCACAGCCGCGCAGCATCAACGGGTCGACGCCGCGGTGCTGCAACGGTGGCGAAGAGAGCACCCACCCGTCCTGTCTGCCGATCAAGGTGCCGCACGATGACCCGTGGCTGTCCCATCTGGGCGTGCGCTGTCTGGAGTTCCTCCGGTCAGCGCCGGCCCAGCGTCGCGACTGTTTGCTGTCGTGGCGTGAGCAAACCAACCAGGCCACCGCCTACCTGGATGCGTCGCCGATCTACTCGAGCAACCCGCGATCGTCCGACAACGCCCGGATCTTCCGCCAGGGGATGCTGCTGTTCGGGCGGGGACCACCGCACGAGGACGTGTGCTTCCGGGCGGCGCTCGCCAACCAGTGCATCCGGCCCGGGGACAGCCGCAGCGGCGAACAGCCCgggctgctgatgatgcacATGGTTTGGGTGAACGAACACAACCAGATCGCGTCGCGGTTGGCCACGCTCAATCCGCACTGGAGCGACGAGAAGGTGTACCAGGAGGCACGCCGCATCGTGGGGGCCCTCTTCCAGCACATCACGTTCCGGGAGTTTCTCCCGCTGGTGCTGGGCCGGGACGTGTGCCGGCTGTTCGATCTGGAGCTGGAAACGAGTGGCCACTACCGCGGGTACGATGCGAACGTCAACCCGACGGTGGCGAACGAGTTCGCGGGCGCCGCTTTCCGCTTCGGCCACTCGCTGATCCAGCACACGTACATGCGGGCCGATCGGCACCACCGGTTCATCGGCAACAACGTCAGCCTGCACGAGGACACGTCCGAGGGGGACTTCGGGGGCCCCGGTTCGCTGCACCGGCTGTTGCGCGGTATGGTCAACCAGCGCGCCCTCAAGCGGGACGAGTTCATCACGCCCGAGCTGACCAACCATCTGTTTCAGACCAAAA GCTTTCCGTTCGGGCTGGATCTGGCGGCGATCAACATCCAGCGGGGACGCGATCACGGGCTACCGGCGTACGTGAGCTGGCGTGGCCCGTGCGGACTGTCGTCGATTCGGGACTGGGACGATCTGGACCGGATCATGGGGTCGGCTTCGACCAGTCGGCTGCGCAAGGCGTACCGGACGGTGGATGACATCGATCTGTTTGTCGGCGGGCTCGCGGAACGTCCGGTGGTCGGCGGTATCGTTGGCCCCACGTTCGCGTGCATAATCGCGCAGCAGTTTAGCAACTTGCGCAAGGGCGATCGGTTCTGGTACGAGAATGCCGGATTCGAGTCGTCGTTCACGCCGGCCCAGCTCGAGTCGATCCGTCAGGTGGCGTTTGCGCAGGTGCTTTGCCGGGCcctgggtggtggcggttcgCTGCAACCGTTCGTGTTCCTTCCGCCCGACTTTGGCCAGAACGAGCGGCTGGCGTGCGACGCGAGGCTGATGGCACCGATCGACTTGGACCCGTGGACCGAACGCGACCCCTTTACGAACACCGACACTGACAgtgaggacgaggacgacgacggggggGAACTACCGGAGGGAAACTCTCCCTCAGCGACTGACCTACTCACGGCACAATCGACCTTCtccgccgccagcaccacgacgacgtcgacTACACGCCGACCAGTGGCCAACGTCGTAAACAAGGTAGACCTCGTGACGAACGGTAACACGGGACTACAACAGCAGCCACGACCGACCACGATTACCAAGGGACAACCGGCGACACTGACCGTGGCACCGACCGTGCTCGTGAGCAACAAACTCGACCTAAGCCACCAATCGACCAACCGACCCTCCGCCGGTGCCACGGCCGTGGACCACAAGCTAGACCTGAAGGGGACGACGAAACCAACAACGCTGGCggccacgaaacggaaaccgacTCGAAAACCGACCACGACCAAGAAACGACCCAGCGCCTCGTTGGTGGTGAGCAACAATCTTGACTTTTCGGCCACCCGTAGCGCCAACGCCACTCTGACCCCCCAACCGGACACGCGAACACTGAACGGACGCACGAAAAGGGCCGCTAGCCCGGGCGCCCGACACGGATACGGAGGATACcaaacgccaccaccaccgaccggttaCGGTGACTACGACGAAGACTCGGACTACGACTCGGACTATGACCCACCGTACCTGGCGTACGGTTACCACCGACCAACGACACCGACTACGACCGCTCAGACTCCGCCACCGTACGGCGGGTACTACAACCCGCACGGAGGCTACTATacggcaccaccgacaccTCCTCCACAGCCTCCCTATCCTTACCTTGACACACGCCGACCGAATCACGGGACGAGGACGACTCCCCGACGCAGACTGTCCGACAAACTGACACTCAACCACGACCCGCTCACGAATCAACCTCAAAGACACCGGACTACCTCGCGACCGGACGAGACGCctaataaacctttcaaaaaacCTTCCGCCGCTGCGCACTCCTCTGTCTTCTCTGTCGACTTTCGAGCTCTCGCTTCTAACCGCCGCCGGACACTTCACGCTAACCTGCCTTCCGCCGCCAATGGCACCACTTCTGTCGCTACTCTCCTTTCCGATCTTCCCTCGAAACTGTCCGAATCTTTCTCTGTCGACGACTATGACGACGACCAAGACAATAGACTCACCCCGACGGACGACAAactgaccagcagcagcagcaagcaagACTTTGGCGACCACCGACAGGGCCCGGTGCCCGATGACCACGACGGTTACCTCCGACCCGAGCAGACACACTTTGAACCGCTCGTGCGCCAAACGGCCACCGCACAGACCTACCGAGACTACTGGCACACGGAACGCAGACACTACCGGGACTACTACCCCGACCGGAATGGACTACATCACGGGGACGTACCACAGACGCTAGTGCGCTACGCCTCGGCGTACGACAAACCGTTACTACTCGATGACTACTCGGACAAATTCGTGGGACTCCTGCGGGACGAGGACGCACTGTTAGCGCCCGACGGGACTAGTGGACCGACAAACCAGCACACGTCGAAGGAACGGTCCGTACGAACGGACGATACAAAGGACACCAGACAAACGAAGGACAAACGACCGACGAACCACAGACTCAAGGTACCGGGCGGGAAACCGAGTTCCATCTCGCTCGTACCGTTCGTGCTGCTGACCAACATTGACCG ACCGGACAACTGGGTGATGTACCACTCGAAGCCGTCCAAGCATCGGAAGCCACCGGTACCGCTGCTGAAGAGTGACGTCTTTTCGCTGAACGAACTGCCCACACCCATCGTTGGCCCCGACTAA
- the LOC128272654 gene encoding twinfilin, which yields MSHQTGIKANAELLKFFGKCKDGKTRVLKVSIENEELTLVSHSDVKRDWEKDYDALVRPLVEESTPCYILYRLDYKIPTGYAWLLMSWVPESATVRQKMLYASTKATLKLEFGSGHIKEELNATSKEETTLQGYQKHRIDSSTPAPLTSREEELAEIRKTEVKTDFGIDTKQQTLGGINCPISEPTAQALHDMRRGGYNYLQFRIDLEEEKIHLVKAANIELTALPAQIPTDHARYHLYIFKHHHEGAYLESVVLIYSMPGYSCSIRERMMYSSCKGPFTVTIEKHGIEVAKKLEIDSGTELTEEFLHEELHPRKLNLRPQFSKPKGPPSRGAKRLTKPQAVE from the exons ATGTCGCACCAAACGGGCATCAAGG CTAACGCGGAGCTGTTGAAGTTTTTTGGCAAATGCAAAGATGGCAAAACTCGCGTGCTGAAGGTGTCCATCGAAAACG AGGAGCTTACGCTGGTGAGCCACAGCGATGTGAAGCGTGACTGGGAGAAGGACTACGATGCGTTAGTTAGGCCGCTGGTTGAGGAGAGCACACCGTGCTACATTCTCTATAG GTTGGACTATAAAATTCCCACCGGGTACGCGTGGCTGCTGATGAGCTGGGTGCCCGAGTCGGCAACGGTGCGACAGAAAATGTTGTACGCCTCGACGAAGGCCACCCTAAAGCTCGAGTTCGGGTCGGGCCATATCAAGGAAGAGCTGAATGCTACGTCAAAGGAAGAAACGACACTTCAGGGCTATCAGAAACATCGTATTGATTCGAGCACACCGGCCCCCCTGACGAGCCGCGAGGAGGAGCTGGCGGAGATCCGCAAAACGGAAGTAAAGACGGATTTCGGTATCGATACCAAGCAGCAAACGCTCGGGGGCATCAATTGTCCCATTTCGGAGCCGACTGCCCAAGCGTTGCACGATATGCGCCGCGGGGGTTACAACTATCTGCAGTTTCGAATCGACCTCGAGGAGGAAAAAATCCATCTTGTAAAAGCGGCCAACATCGAGCTCACCGCACTGCCCGCACAGATCCCGACCGATCATGCCCGGTACCATTTGTACATTTTCAAGCACCACCACGAGGGCGCGTATCTGGAGAGTGTGGTGCTGATCTACTCGATGCCCGGGTACAGCTGCTCGATCCGCGAGCGCATGATGTACTCGAGCTGCAAGGGTCCGTTTACGGTGACGATCGAAAAGCACGGCATTGAGGTGGCAAAGAAGCTGGAAATCGATAGCGGCACCGAGCTGACGGAGGAATTCCTGCACGAGGAGCTGCACCCGCGCAAGCTCAACCTTCGGCCACAGTTTTCCAAACCGAAGGGGCCGCCCAGTCGCGGTGCCAAAAGACTGACCAAACCCCAGGCCGTCGAGTAA
- the LOC128271929 gene encoding cyclin-G-associated kinase — MSDFLKSAMSYFNATPSNGLDNEFVGQTVEVSNVKLRIKRVIAEGGFAYVFVAQDVQSGTEFALKRLLGTDKEECNNIIREINIHKQVSGHPNVVKFVAATFIDRTQASGGGQRRAEYLLVSELCKGGGLYDCLEQDLAPETVLRVFYQATKAVAHLHSQPKPINHRDIKIENFLIGSDGLLKLCDFGSASTDSYAPDVTWNAQQRDTLEDALTRCTTPMYRAPEQLDTWANYPIGFKMDVWALGCVLYCLCYRKHPFEDSAKLRIINANYTIPNDSRYACFSDTIRGCLQVDPNQRFDAAMVLERLAAIAETKGWPLKSPLGLSGKPLNSPPSGVTPTPSPVHRANGAGAVVPERPAPPRPVCPPGGPVQVGADVAANKNNRYPQRPPDPVRVTVSGVPVQQPPAAGFSGHHHQPAPPYGQPVAAAGGGLFSSIKGGAGSFLKNLKDTSSKVMQTVQQSIARTDLDLSYITQRILVMPCPSEGLESTYRTNNIEDVKVYLDTRYQPTKLSVYNLGPRSSPRMPPPVRTVEAGFIYAPVPANASLASGKAPLLAGLYSLVEDIYGFLSADPKTIVVIQSPDSGRALAATVVCALLIYAGLVTEPEDAMQIFAIRRTPPNMRPSELRYLYYLGDIVRSVPHLPHYKPVTLVSLAVSPVPRMTKARDGCRMYVEVATADRIVFCTLQDYERMRLYHSAEGKIALAMNVTVCGDVTITLYHARNALGGMGRPQGIRICQLQFHTGYIPEEETLINYDRSELDEVPDLEHVPQKFCVALSVFVGDSERPPSSQPPWRGAAKAGMRDPKLLFATQLEYEENVDNFVTKPNRGASSAASGGSVAPQKPPPPRPAPPSPQPVHRGGFVGEPPGAAPSIVTEEREADLLNLSKSSHGATPPVAAGGEEDHRPAAEETFDLLGGLSPPTSSEVPPAGRTSTKSAVLDEIFGTFDDGTPAEATLHASKSSSDLNGLNLNFDHFGGVAQPAAPFSNGSSAEASGATNANNSFGFDAFAGVGPQVFYNSAASPAQTNAAGQSQPKDPFADIGNLTAGLVAGGNQGQGQGGGGWGKGGGTTPSPRSTQFSSPTHQFSGASTANPSPRAPSTPNHQQMRSPNEGNPQRQPDYSRSHFAEPSKGTTPNNGGGGSNGSNGGAGGVGGGVGGVRSGGDIFGDILGQQGYSFGSTKNQGPRTMNDMRKEELVKEMDPERLKLMEWTEGKKSNIRALLCTVHTILWPGAKWTKCEMHQLVTAADVKKIYRKACLAVHPDKHTGTENESMAKLIFMELNNAWTEFESDASQQNLFAN, encoded by the exons ATGAGTGATTTCCTGAAATCGGCTATGAGCTACTTCAACGCGACCCCGTCGAACGGATTGGACAACGAATTCGTCGGTCAAACGGTGGAAGTGTCGAACGTGAAGCTGCGTATCAAGCGTGTTATAGCGGAAG GTGGATTTGCGTACGTGTTCGTGGCCCAGGATGTTCAGTCGGGAACCGAGTTTGCATTGAAGCGATTACTCGGCACCGACAAGGAAGAATGCAACAACATCATTCGCGAGATCAACATCCACAAGCAGGTCTCGGGACACCCGAATGTGgtgaagtttgtggccgccacCTTCATCGATCGGACACAGGCTTCCGGAGGCGGCCAACGGCGTGCCGAGTATTTGCTCGTGTCGGAACTGTGCAAGGGTGGCGGGCTGTACGACTGTCTCGAGCAGGATCTTGCCCCGGAGACGGTGCTCCGTGTGTTCTACCAGGCCACGAAAGCCGTCGCCCATCTGCACAgtcaaccgaaaccgattaaCCATCGGGACATTAAG ATTGAAAACTTCCTCATCGGTAGCGATGGGTTGCTGAAGCTGTGTGATTTCGGGTCGGCATCGACCGACAGCTACGCACCGGACGTGACGTGGAATGCGCAGCAACGCGACACACTGGAAGACGCCCTGACGCGCTGCACAACTCCGATGTACCGCGCACCGGAACAGTTGGACACGTGGGCCAACTATCCGATCGGTTTCAAGATGGACGTGTGGGCGCTCGGCTGTGTCCTGTACTGTCTCTGCTACCGCAAGCACCCGTTTGAGGATTCGGCCAAGCTGCGCATCATCAACGCGAACTACACCATTCCAAACGACTCGCGGTACGCGTGCTTCAGTGACACGATTCGCGGTTGCCTGCAGGTTGACCCGAACCAGCGCTTCGATGCGGCCATGGTGCTGGAGCGTTTGGCAGCGATCGCCGAAACGAAGGGGTGGCCACTGAAGTCCCCGCTCGGGTTGTCGGGTAAACCGCTAAACTCGCCACCGTCCGGTGTTACACCGACACCGAGTCCGGTACACCGAGCAAATGGTGCCGGTGCTGTGGTTCCGGAGCGACCGGCTCCACCACGACCCGTCTGCCCACCCGGTGGACCGGTACAGGTTGGGGCCGACGTTGCggcgaacaaaaacaatagGTACCCGCAGCGGCCACCCGATCCCGTTCGAGTGACGGTTAGTGGTGTTCCAGTGCAACAACCACCGGCGGCTGGCTTTTCTGGtcatcaccaccagccggcTCCCCCGTACGGTCaaccggtggcagcggccggtggcggtttgttttcgtccaTCAAGGGCGGTGCTGGCAGTTTCCTCAAGAACCTGAAGGACACCTCCTCGAAGGTGATGCAAACGGTGCAGCAAAGCATCGCCCGGACCGATCTCGATCTCAGCTACATTACCCAGCGCATCCTCGTGATGCCGTGTCCCTCGGAGGGGCTCGAGTCCACCTACCGCACCAACAACATCGAAGACGTAAAGGTGTACCTCGACACACGCTACCAACCAACGAAGCTGAGCGTCTACAACTTGGGACCGCGCAGCAGTCCCcggatgccgccgccggtccgtaCCGTCGAGGCCGGCTTCATCTACGCTCCGGTGCCAGCAAATGCTAGTTTGGCCAGCGGTAAAGCTCCGCTTCTGGCAGGCCTGTACTCGCTGGTGGAAGATATCTACGGGTTTCTGAGCGCCGACCCGAAAACGATCGTCGTCATCCAGAGCCCGGATAGTGGCCGTGCACTGGCGGCAACggttgtgtgtgcgctgcTAATCTACGCCGGGCTCgtgacggaaccggaagatgcgatgcaaatatttgccatccGGCGGACGCCACCGAACATGCGGCCGTCGGAGTTGCGGTACCTTTACTATCTGGGCGACATCGTCCGATCGGTGCCCCACTTGCCGCACTACAAACCGGTCACGCTAGTGTCGCTGGCCGTGTCGCCGGTACCGCGCATGACGAAGGCCCGCGACGGCTGCCGCATGTACGTggaggtggccaccgccgatcgGATCGTGTTCTGCACGCTCCAGGATTACGAGCGAATGCGCCTGTATCACTCGGCGGAGGGCAAGATCGCTCTGGCCATGAACGTTACGGTGTGTGGCGATGTGACCATCACGCTGTACCACGCGCGAAACGCCCTCGGAGGGATGGGCCGTCCGCAGGGTATCCGCATCTGCCAGCTGCAGTTCCACACCGGGTACATTCCGGAAGAGGAAACGCTCATCAACTATGACCGGTCCGAGCTGGACGAGGTGCCGGATCTCGAGCATGTGCCGCAAAagttttgcgttgcgttgagCGTCTTCGTCGGTGACTCGGAACGGCCACCGTCCAGCCAACCGCCGTGGCGCGGCGCCGCTAAAGCTGGCATGCGCGACCCAAAGCTGCTCTTTGCCACCCAGCTGGAGTACGAGGAGAATGTGGACAACTTTGtcaccaaaccgaaccggggaGCTTCCTCGGCGGCCAGCGGAGGATCGGTGGCGCCCCAgaaaccgccaccaccgcgaccGGCACCACCCTCTCCGCAGCCGGTCCACCGAGGAGGGTTCGTCGGTGAGCCACCGGGTGCTGCACCGAGCATTGTGACCGAGGAACGGGAAGCTGATCTGCTCAATCTCAGCAAATCTAGTCACGGGGCAACGCCACCGGTAGCGGCCGGTGGTGAAGAGGATCACCGCCCGGCTGCCGAAGAAACGTTCGATCTGCTCGGTGGTCTATCGCCGCCGACGAGCAGCGAAGTACCGCCGGCTGGCCGCACATCGACCAAATCGGCCGTTTTGGATGAAATCTTCGGAACATTCGACGATGGGACGCCGGCAGAGGCCACCCTGCATGCATCGAAATCGAGCAGCGATCTGAATGGGTTGAACCTAAACTTTGATCACttcggtggcgtggcgcaacCGGCGGCCCCGTTTAGCAATGGGTCCTCGGCGGAGGCAAGCGGCGCAACCAACGCGAACAACAGTTTCGGATTTGACGCGTTCGCCGGTGTAGGACCGCAAGTGTTCTACAATAGTGCCGCGTCTCCGGCGCAAACGAATGCCGCCGGTCAAAGTCAACCGAAGGACCCATTCGCCGACATTGGCAACTTAACGGCCGGTTTGGTTGCTGGAGGCaaccagggccagggccagggtggtggtggttggggcAAGGGTGGTGGTACAACGCCTAGCCCACGCTCGACACAGTTCTCTAGTCCCACGCACCAGTTCAGCGGTGCCAGTACGGCCAACCCTTCGCCGAGGGCACCGTCTACGCCGAATCATCAGCAGATGCGCAGTCCGAACGAGGGCAATCCGCAACGTCAACCCGACTACAGCCGGTCGCACTTTGCTGAACCGTCCAAGGGTACCACGCCgaacaacggcggcggcggcagcaatgGTAGTAAcggcggcgctggtggtgttggtggtggcgttggcggTGTCCGTTCCGGGGGTGATATATTCGGCGACATTCTTGGCCAGCAGGGTTACTCGTTTGGGAGTACGAAAAATCAGGGTCCGCGCACGATGAACGATATGCGCAAGGAGGAACTGGTGAAAGAGATGGACCCGGAGCGATTAAAGCTGATGGAATGG ACCGAGGGCAAGAAGAGCAACATACGGGCGCTGCTCTGTACCGTCCACACGATTCTGTGGCCCGGCGCCAAGTGGACAAAGTGTGAAATGCATCAgctggtgacggcggcggatGTGAAAAAAATCTACCGCAAAGCTTGCCTCGCCGTTCACCCGGATAAG cacaccggcaccgagaaCGAAAGCATGGCCAAGCTGATCTTCATGGAGCTGAACAACGCCTGGACCGAGTTCGAGAGTGATGCTAGCCAGCAAAATCTGTTCGCTAACTAA